One Thermofilum pendens Hrk 5 DNA segment encodes these proteins:
- the rplX gene encoding 50S ribosomal protein L24 — protein MVKGTSSKPGKVRKREVYDAPLHIRSKKIVAPLSAELQQKLGIKRIRVRKGDRVLIVRGSFKGHEGKVTSVDVKKGRIHVEGATLRKADGTEVPFPIHPSKVVVTELDLSDPRRKELVERKKQVVVSGQEG, from the coding sequence GTGGTCAAGGGAACATCGTCGAAGCCGGGAAAGGTACGCAAGCGGGAGGTATACGATGCACCACTGCATATAAGGTCAAAAAAAATAGTCGCACCGCTGTCTGCAGAGCTACAGCAAAAACTTGGGATTAAGAGGATTCGCGTAAGGAAGGGAGACCGAGTATTAATTGTTAGGGGGTCATTCAAAGGGCATGAGGGAAAGGTGACCTCCGTGGATGTGAAGAAGGGGCGTATCCACGTGGAGGGCGCCACGCTTCGCAAGGCTGATGGAACTGAAGTCCCCTTCCCGATACATCCCTCGAAGGTCGTAGTCACGGAGCTCGACCTATCCGATCCTAGGAGGAAAGAACTAGTAGAAAGGAAGAAGCAGGTGGTCGTGAGTGGGCAGGAAGGTTAA
- the mtnA gene encoding S-methyl-5-thioribose-1-phosphate isomerase, with translation MLNLPRTIEWVNGRVRLINQKLLPHRLEYIETSSWERVVKAIKDMEIRGAPAIGVAAAYAVALFAVNFPGENLEAFMKELERVAGVVKSARPTAVNLSWAVNRVVRVAMTATSVEEARKVILEEAVKIHREDEEANRRIGELGEQLISDGDTIITVCNAGSLATSYWGTATAPMYVAKEKGKNFRVIALETRPYLQGARLTAWELKMAGIDVVIATDNSIGILAMKEKIDLAITGADRITAQGYVANKLGTYPLALVARVHNIPFYVAAPSSSFDLNARGPEDIEIEVRSPDEVVYIAGQRITPEGVSAIYYAFDITPPQLVTGIITEKGIIYPPFEKNIRRTIG, from the coding sequence ATGCTGAACCTCCCAAGAACGATCGAATGGGTTAACGGTAGGGTTAGGCTTATCAACCAAAAGCTCCTACCGCACAGGCTTGAGTATATCGAGACGTCCAGCTGGGAGAGAGTAGTTAAGGCTATAAAGGACATGGAGATTAGAGGGGCACCGGCTATAGGCGTGGCAGCAGCCTACGCTGTCGCGCTTTTCGCCGTTAACTTTCCCGGAGAGAACCTTGAGGCCTTTATGAAGGAACTCGAGAGGGTGGCGGGGGTCGTGAAGAGTGCGAGACCCACCGCGGTGAACCTCTCGTGGGCAGTGAACAGGGTCGTAAGGGTAGCCATGACGGCTACAAGCGTAGAGGAGGCTAGGAAAGTGATACTCGAAGAAGCCGTGAAGATTCACCGGGAAGACGAGGAGGCTAACAGGAGGATAGGCGAGCTAGGCGAGCAGCTGATAAGCGACGGGGACACAATAATAACGGTCTGCAACGCCGGCTCGCTGGCTACGAGCTACTGGGGAACGGCTACCGCCCCCATGTACGTTGCCAAGGAGAAGGGCAAGAACTTCAGGGTAATAGCGCTCGAGACACGGCCCTACCTGCAGGGTGCGCGGCTCACGGCTTGGGAGCTCAAAATGGCGGGGATCGACGTCGTTATAGCCACGGATAACAGCATCGGGATACTAGCGATGAAGGAGAAGATCGACCTCGCGATAACAGGCGCCGACAGAATCACGGCGCAAGGATACGTTGCCAACAAGCTGGGCACGTACCCTCTAGCGCTTGTGGCACGGGTGCACAACATACCGTTCTACGTAGCCGCTCCCTCCAGCTCCTTCGACCTCAACGCGCGCGGCCCCGAAGACATCGAGATAGAGGTTAGAAGCCCGGACGAGGTTGTCTACATAGCTGGTCAAAGGATAACTCCCGAGGGCGTCAGCGCGATCTACTACGCTTTCGACATAACGCCTCCCCAACTGGTCACGGGAATCATAACGGAGAAGGGCATAATTTACCCGCCCTTCGAGAAAAACATCAGGAGGACAATCGGCTAG
- a CDS encoding DUF99 family protein, giving the protein MLVSKPAFRVLGVAECFRKRARKSVIAGVVWRRDGFVDGVYLSFASVGGMDATDAIVDMYLRSSRRDINVIMLNGCIISWFNIADPEKIYERTGIPVICLSYEESEGLEKYIEKYFPGDVHRMRAYQSLGSRRLVYVKPARTYVYVRASGIAMDEVSRILNVTTKSGKVPEPLRVARQVARAVHSLLEREDPQLLGIPL; this is encoded by the coding sequence ATGCTGGTATCCAAGCCTGCCTTCCGAGTACTGGGAGTTGCCGAGTGTTTCAGGAAGCGTGCCCGGAAATCTGTGATCGCAGGGGTTGTCTGGAGGCGTGACGGCTTTGTCGACGGTGTATACCTATCCTTTGCGAGTGTAGGCGGGATGGACGCTACCGACGCCATCGTCGATATGTACCTGAGAAGCTCCAGGAGAGACATAAACGTCATCATGCTCAATGGGTGCATTATCTCGTGGTTTAACATAGCCGACCCAGAGAAAATATACGAGAGAACGGGAATCCCCGTTATCTGCCTAAGCTACGAGGAATCGGAAGGCCTCGAAAAGTACATAGAGAAGTACTTCCCCGGAGACGTTCACAGAATGCGCGCCTACCAGTCGCTGGGTTCGAGAAGGCTAGTATACGTGAAGCCTGCGCGGACGTACGTTTATGTGCGTGCCTCCGGTATAGCGATGGACGAAGTATCGCGTATACTCAACGTTACTACGAAGAGCGGCAAGGTCCCCGAGCCGTTGAGGGTTGCGCGGCAAGTAGCTAGAGCAGTACACTCGCTGCTCGAACGCGAAGACCCTCAACTACTGGGGATACCGCTCTAA
- a CDS encoding M24 family metallopeptidase encodes MSKVVERILVPNDLNYLVVMSASNIFYLSGSDAPSALVVSKEGEVSALASRLEYFRAVSETSGLRVVAFAREGEDVSEYEEVVRGDFYEALSRMVSGSERIGVVGASCEAKEKLAEKTGKQLYDYSKEFSLIRRVKDPGELEAINRAARLAELAMRKALDTLEPGVTESEVASEILKVIVSSGAYPSFPPIVAFGEHAAHPHAKPSLRRLIKGDFVKIDLGAKVDGYCSDMTRTLVFGEPSEKQRRIFEAVVKAQESALASIKAGVQAREVHAIALRALKEAGLSQYFNHGLGHGVGVDIHEEPYLNLQSEAVLLEGDVVTVEPGVYLPGYGGVRIEDMVYVERGGGRLLTFFSKDMVV; translated from the coding sequence GTGTCCAAAGTGGTTGAAAGGATCCTGGTACCCAACGATCTTAACTACCTAGTGGTGATGTCGGCTTCTAACATCTTCTACCTTTCGGGTAGCGACGCTCCTTCCGCGCTTGTCGTGTCTAAAGAAGGAGAGGTCAGCGCGCTCGCCTCCCGCCTCGAGTACTTCAGAGCAGTATCCGAGACAAGCGGCTTGCGCGTAGTGGCGTTTGCACGCGAAGGGGAAGACGTTAGCGAGTACGAGGAGGTTGTACGGGGTGACTTCTACGAGGCGCTTTCACGAATGGTGTCCGGCAGCGAAAGGATCGGCGTTGTAGGGGCTTCCTGCGAGGCAAAGGAAAAGCTGGCGGAGAAGACAGGGAAGCAGCTATACGACTACTCCAAGGAGTTCTCCCTCATAAGGCGCGTGAAAGACCCCGGGGAGCTCGAAGCAATAAACAGAGCTGCTCGGCTCGCAGAGCTGGCTATGAGGAAGGCTCTAGACACGCTGGAGCCAGGGGTCACCGAGTCGGAGGTTGCCTCCGAGATCCTGAAGGTCATAGTCTCCTCCGGTGCATATCCGTCGTTCCCACCCATAGTGGCCTTCGGGGAGCACGCGGCTCACCCGCACGCGAAGCCTAGCCTGAGGAGGCTTATAAAAGGCGACTTCGTAAAGATAGACCTGGGAGCTAAGGTTGACGGCTACTGCTCGGACATGACCAGAACCCTGGTCTTCGGCGAGCCGTCTGAGAAGCAGCGAAGAATATTCGAGGCGGTGGTTAAAGCTCAGGAAAGCGCGCTCGCCTCTATTAAGGCGGGCGTACAAGCCCGGGAAGTACACGCAATAGCCCTCAGAGCCTTGAAGGAAGCGGGGCTTTCACAGTACTTTAATCACGGCCTGGGGCACGGCGTCGGCGTCGATATACACGAGGAACCGTACCTTAACCTTCAGAGCGAAGCTGTGCTCCTCGAAGGAGACGTAGTTACGGTTGAGCCGGGAGTCTACCTGCCCGGCTACGGCGGAGTACGCATAGAGGACATGGTGTACGTGGAGAGGGGCGGAGGACGCCTGCTGACATTCTTCAGCAAAGACATGGTGGTTTAG
- a CDS encoding HIT domain-containing protein, translating into MSIVKKMAMPYEEIPFMHWGVVSKYNFSKEKAKLIPRKRWDPLSAAEIRLVDQSTGKAYPIGKWKGHFSYISPVRSSRPGENQAPVVKDVFKDIVEGKDYAIPVTLDEKPLDSVFSVEPIMCESLRDYTSVTIVNRFPAMVRHIDPEIKETVSRLVEDKYTRIAFGINLVTFPTSYYETLSDVPLEILVSMLSSMKSAIIRAVEESRSKGFRLIPVYPFFNIGRLAGGTQPRLHSQVYIDLNEDGHGAYMESILQAFEEMRINSGCHLCTSRHEDRIVYENETWISWATSSPRRNYHVRAAPKRHVARYTDLSSSELLGLADVLRRVSRAMDRLGITRDRNVLFYSNPYGYDSFFHMFIDIIPFEHVGGIEMLDSVRVARVTPEEAAEQLRSMVEKD; encoded by the coding sequence GTGAGTATCGTGAAGAAAATGGCTATGCCGTACGAAGAAATACCGTTTATGCACTGGGGGGTAGTTTCGAAGTATAACTTCTCCAAAGAGAAAGCGAAGCTTATTCCGCGGAAACGGTGGGACCCCTTATCCGCCGCCGAGATACGCCTAGTCGACCAGAGTACCGGAAAAGCTTACCCGATCGGGAAATGGAAGGGGCACTTCAGCTATATAAGCCCTGTGAGGTCTTCAAGGCCAGGCGAGAACCAGGCTCCCGTAGTAAAGGACGTTTTCAAGGATATCGTAGAGGGGAAGGACTACGCGATACCGGTGACTCTCGACGAGAAGCCTCTGGACTCAGTTTTCAGCGTGGAGCCAATAATGTGCGAGTCTCTCAGGGACTACACCTCGGTGACCATAGTGAATAGGTTCCCGGCCATGGTTAGGCACATAGACCCCGAAATCAAGGAGACCGTGTCCAGGCTCGTCGAAGACAAGTATACGCGCATAGCGTTCGGGATCAACCTCGTGACCTTCCCCACAAGCTACTACGAGACCCTGAGCGACGTGCCGCTGGAAATCCTAGTCTCGATGCTCTCCTCCATGAAGAGTGCTATAATCAGAGCAGTCGAGGAGAGTAGAAGCAAGGGGTTCAGGCTAATCCCTGTCTACCCGTTTTTCAACATAGGAAGACTGGCCGGGGGAACCCAGCCGCGCCTACACTCGCAGGTCTACATAGACCTGAACGAAGACGGGCACGGAGCCTACATGGAGAGCATCCTACAGGCCTTCGAAGAAATGCGGATCAACTCGGGGTGCCACCTGTGCACCTCGCGCCACGAAGACAGAATCGTCTACGAAAACGAGACCTGGATCTCGTGGGCAACCTCATCTCCTAGGAGAAACTACCACGTAAGGGCCGCTCCGAAGAGGCATGTAGCGCGGTACACGGATCTCTCGAGCAGCGAACTACTCGGATTAGCCGATGTGCTTCGAAGAGTTTCCAGGGCCATGGATAGGCTGGGGATTACGCGGGACCGCAACGTACTGTTCTACAGCAATCCTTACGGGTACGACTCGTTCTTCCACATGTTCATCGACATAATCCCCTTCGAACACGTCGGCGGGATAGAGATGCTGGACTCCGTCCGCGTAGCCAGGGTGACACCCGAGGAGGCGGCCGAACAACTGAGAAGTATGGTGGAGAAAGATTGA
- a CDS encoding roadblock/LC7 domain-containing protein, which yields MSADKSDQVRGVLAKIIKETHDAIVSIVFAWRDGIPVAYVAPDQPQAEFLAVASAAALGSLDALGDIFNSKVKRVDVEFENGEHIVISSLDGSFIALSTTPRPNLGLIHLVLRKYEEDVVRTAGVGYAGPARLSQDTG from the coding sequence ATGAGCGCGGATAAAAGCGACCAAGTAAGGGGGGTGCTCGCGAAGATAATCAAGGAAACCCACGACGCCATAGTCTCGATAGTGTTTGCCTGGCGGGACGGCATACCGGTAGCCTACGTGGCGCCAGACCAGCCACAGGCGGAGTTCCTCGCCGTAGCTTCGGCTGCCGCTCTTGGATCGCTCGACGCTCTGGGCGACATATTCAACTCGAAGGTTAAGCGGGTAGACGTAGAGTTCGAAAACGGAGAGCATATAGTCATATCCTCTCTCGACGGGTCGTTCATAGCTCTCTCGACAACTCCGAGACCTAACCTGGGGCTAATACACCTCGTGCTCAGAAAGTACGAGGAGGACGTAGTCCGCACGGCGGGTGTCGGGTATGCAGGTCCAGCGAGGCTATCTCAAGATACTGGTTAG
- a CDS encoding GTP-binding protein — protein MQVQRGYLKILVSGPYASGKTTFVRTVAENVLSTEVPVTTPGEQKVKEYTTVAFDYGKLYLDGIPIYLFGTPGQTRLQFMWRVLAQGMHGYLFLVDGSSLLEVYRARGIYTYMKSLGNYPHIIAVNKQDVKGSVPPSRVASIFNVDPAYVAPLVARDKAMAISVLKKLVDLILTRREERVVP, from the coding sequence ATGCAGGTCCAGCGAGGCTATCTCAAGATACTGGTTAGCGGTCCATATGCCAGCGGAAAGACAACATTCGTAAGGACAGTGGCGGAAAACGTACTCTCTACAGAGGTGCCCGTAACCACCCCCGGCGAGCAAAAAGTAAAGGAGTATACCACGGTCGCTTTCGACTACGGAAAGCTGTACTTGGACGGAATCCCGATATACCTCTTCGGGACTCCGGGTCAAACACGGCTACAGTTCATGTGGAGAGTGCTGGCCCAGGGCATGCACGGGTACCTGTTCCTCGTCGACGGAAGCTCGCTACTCGAAGTCTACAGAGCCAGAGGCATTTACACGTATATGAAGAGCCTCGGCAACTACCCCCACATTATAGCGGTAAACAAGCAAGACGTAAAGGGCTCCGTACCCCCAAGCCGGGTAGCATCGATATTCAACGTAGACCCAGCTTACGTAGCTCCGCTGGTAGCGCGCGATAAAGCCATGGCCATAAGCGTACTTAAGAAGCTTGTCGACCTCATCCTTACGAGGAGAGAGGAAAGAGTCGTTCCATAG
- a CDS encoding roadblock/LC7 domain-containing protein has product MSLDLESLRKIIDPVTRVAGVEGFVISSSDGLPLFSSLTDKDLEEKVAALTAVLSEVGNRASTELGKGEAEWITVNAPDGSGIIYTKLGEIGYMAVLFGKDTRLGVLLYTLKDIKRRIAEAAGFS; this is encoded by the coding sequence TTGAGCTTGGACCTCGAAAGTCTTCGAAAGATAATCGACCCAGTCACCCGCGTGGCGGGGGTCGAGGGCTTCGTGATCTCTAGTAGCGACGGTTTACCGCTGTTTAGTAGCCTGACGGACAAGGATCTCGAAGAAAAGGTAGCCGCGTTGACAGCGGTGCTGTCGGAGGTCGGTAACAGGGCGAGCACCGAGCTTGGGAAGGGTGAGGCTGAGTGGATTACAGTAAACGCGCCGGACGGCTCCGGCATTATATACACTAAGCTGGGAGAAATAGGCTACATGGCTGTGCTGTTCGGCAAGGACACTAGGCTCGGCGTCCTACTCTACACTTTAAAGGATATAAAGAGGAGGATAGCCGAGGCAGCGGGCTTCTCCTAG
- a CDS encoding pyridoxal phosphate-dependent aminotransferase — protein MPRLASKPQAITASPIRRIAALLDEARRKSDIISFGGGAPSLPPPQEVVDFLVDFLKNNPQKSVAYGSTRGMIELRELIAQDLKKYWGVDYDPKDEIIIVNGGTEGIYLALSAILEPGDEVIVLDPTYLGYHEPVKLLGGRVRTVPVTVENGYQPRIEDVKKVISPLTKAFILLSPDNPTGRVVTEEFVRGLVDLAVEHDFWIVFDAVYKHISYGRPTPWVDSFKGARERTITINSFSKEASIPGFRLGYVTAPREVVEVMEKIKQYVSLAPDTPGQIAMIKFLESGIKDRYLQEVVIPTYRKRRDFMYKCIQEYLPEAKTSLPEGAFYFFVNIEEYLKAMGRDDEEFANRLLYRKSVVVIPGRYFGEMGKNHIRMTFVSEPEERIEEGIKRMSAYVSSYM, from the coding sequence ATGCCCAGGCTTGCATCCAAACCTCAGGCTATTACTGCCTCCCCGATAAGGCGTATCGCCGCGCTACTAGACGAGGCTAGGAGGAAAAGCGACATAATAAGCTTCGGCGGTGGGGCGCCGAGTCTTCCCCCACCGCAGGAGGTTGTAGACTTCCTCGTAGACTTCCTCAAAAACAACCCCCAGAAATCCGTGGCGTACGGGAGCACTAGGGGGATGATCGAGCTTCGAGAGTTGATAGCCCAGGATCTCAAGAAGTACTGGGGAGTAGACTACGACCCCAAAGACGAGATAATAATAGTTAACGGTGGCACTGAAGGCATATACCTAGCGCTAAGCGCGATACTGGAGCCCGGAGACGAAGTAATAGTGCTGGATCCCACGTACCTAGGCTACCACGAACCCGTAAAACTACTGGGGGGCAGGGTTAGAACGGTCCCTGTAACCGTGGAGAACGGTTACCAGCCAAGGATAGAGGACGTTAAGAAGGTTATATCCCCGCTCACAAAGGCTTTCATACTGCTGAGCCCGGACAACCCCACCGGGAGGGTCGTCACAGAGGAGTTCGTAAGGGGGCTGGTAGATCTAGCAGTCGAGCACGACTTCTGGATAGTATTCGACGCCGTCTATAAGCACATATCCTACGGCAGGCCTACCCCGTGGGTAGACTCCTTTAAGGGCGCCCGGGAACGCACGATAACGATAAACAGCTTCAGCAAGGAAGCCTCGATACCCGGGTTCCGCCTAGGCTACGTTACAGCCCCCCGGGAGGTCGTGGAGGTGATGGAGAAGATCAAGCAGTACGTATCCCTGGCTCCCGACACGCCGGGGCAAATAGCGATGATAAAATTCCTGGAGAGCGGAATCAAGGATAGGTACCTACAGGAAGTAGTCATACCGACATACCGCAAGAGGCGCGACTTCATGTATAAGTGCATCCAGGAGTACCTACCGGAGGCTAAAACCTCGCTACCGGAGGGAGCCTTCTACTTCTTCGTCAACATCGAAGAATACCTGAAAGCCATGGGACGCGACGACGAGGAATTCGCGAACAGGTTGCTGTACAGGAAGAGCGTCGTAGTCATACCCGGCAGGTACTTCGGAGAAATGGGCAAGAACCACATCAGGATGACCTTCGTAAGCGAGCCGGAAGAGAGAATCGAAGAGGGGATAAAGAGGATGAGCGCGTACGTCTCGAGCTACATGTAG
- a CDS encoding 30S ribosomal protein S11 — MSEKEQKEVEAKESSGKAEERRETREKQVRGDVGIAWIYASYNNTIIHITDLSGAETIAFASGGMVAKADRDKPSPWAAMQAAARAAKIALDKGIRVVHVKIKAPGGYGPKTPGPGAGPAIRALVRAGLMVDRIEDVTPLPTDSIRKPGGRRGRRV; from the coding sequence ATGTCTGAGAAAGAGCAAAAGGAGGTTGAAGCAAAAGAGTCTTCCGGGAAAGCCGAAGAACGCAGGGAAACGAGGGAGAAGCAGGTCAGGGGAGACGTCGGGATAGCGTGGATCTACGCCAGCTACAACAACACGATAATACACATTACCGACCTGTCGGGCGCCGAGACTATAGCGTTTGCATCGGGAGGAATGGTTGCCAAAGCTGATAGAGACAAACCCTCCCCCTGGGCGGCTATGCAGGCAGCGGCCCGTGCAGCGAAAATAGCCCTAGACAAAGGGATCAGGGTTGTACACGTAAAGATAAAGGCTCCCGGAGGGTATGGTCCAAAGACGCCTGGACCCGGCGCCGGGCCTGCTATACGTGCGCTTGTTCGGGCAGGGCTCATGGTGGATAGAATCGAGGACGTAACACCACTTCCAACAGACAGCATCAGGAAGCCTGGAGGACGCAGAGGAAGAAGGGTATAG
- a CDS encoding 30S ribosomal protein S4, whose product MGDPKKPRKKWQGPSHPWRKETLLEEMQLVGEYGLRNKRELWIAKSLLREIRAKARKLLALPAEERIKLEKPLVSRLYKMGLLPSEDASLDDVLSLTVRDVLERRLQTIVYRKGLATTIRHARQLITHGHIAVNSRRVRSPGYLVSRDEENFISYYEGSPLAKMAQGGAQNV is encoded by the coding sequence ATGGGAGATCCGAAAAAACCTCGTAAAAAGTGGCAGGGACCGTCCCACCCGTGGCGCAAAGAGACTCTACTAGAGGAAATGCAGCTCGTCGGAGAGTACGGCTTGAGAAATAAGAGAGAGCTCTGGATAGCAAAGTCTCTTTTAAGGGAGATACGCGCAAAAGCTAGGAAGCTTTTAGCCTTGCCCGCCGAAGAAAGGATTAAGCTGGAAAAGCCCCTCGTCTCCAGGCTGTATAAAATGGGGCTGTTGCCCAGCGAGGACGCCAGCTTGGACGACGTGTTAAGCCTTACTGTGCGGGACGTCCTAGAACGACGCCTTCAGACGATCGTCTACCGTAAGGGTTTAGCCACGACTATTAGGCATGCAAGACAGCTGATCACGCACGGACACATAGCGGTGAACTCCAGGCGAGTGAGAAGCCCTGGCTACCTCGTGTCTCGAGACGAGGAAAACTTCATTAGTTACTACGAAGGCTCACCACTCGCTAAGATGGCTCAGGGAGGTGCGCAGAATGTCTGA
- a CDS encoding 30S ribosomal protein S13 — translation MSGEFRYIVRVAGVDLPGDKALVYALADIKGIGVSTAQAVAKKLGLDPYRLLGTLSEEEVEKLSAALREIEKLGLPPWMLNRRKDPFLGVDRHLITSDLLITVRNDIEFMKKIKSYKGVRHMLGLKVRGQRTRTTGRTGLTVGVKRGKEKAQQQKGG, via the coding sequence ATGTCCGGAGAGTTCAGGTACATCGTACGAGTCGCAGGGGTGGACTTACCAGGAGATAAGGCTCTCGTCTACGCGCTAGCCGACATTAAGGGTATAGGAGTCTCGACAGCGCAGGCTGTAGCCAAGAAGCTCGGACTCGACCCCTACAGGCTTCTCGGCACATTGAGCGAAGAGGAGGTGGAGAAGCTCTCTGCTGCTCTCAGAGAGATAGAGAAGCTGGGGCTTCCACCGTGGATGCTCAACAGGAGGAAGGACCCGTTTCTAGGCGTTGACCGTCACCTGATAACTTCAGACCTCTTAATCACGGTTAGAAACGATATAGAGTTCATGAAGAAGATCAAGAGCTACAAGGGAGTTAGACACATGCTTGGACTTAAAGTCCGCGGACAGAGGACGAGGACGACCGGCCGTACCGGGTTAACTGTCGGTGTTAAGAGAGGAAAGGAGAAAGCTCAGCAACAGAAGGGTGGCTAG
- the menC gene encoding o-succinylbenzoate synthase translates to MEIRKLELFYLEMKLKEEFRTSFGSVSTRPVVLVRVEEKGGEEGWGELVADRGPWYSYETYETSSLVIRKFIAPSLVGRDIEEVEDFHRLVASIRGYPMAKTAVEEALLDLEARMEGRSVSEVLGGSRQEIEAGVSIGIKASVEELLREVRRRLEEGYQRIKVKIKPGYDVEVVKRIREEFGDIRLQVDANGAYSLRDIGVFRELDRFNLLMLEQPLAYDDLYEHSVLSRKISTPVCLDESIRSLHDLVVASILGSAEVVNVKPARVGGVLKAKSILEVAAKLGWGAWVGGMLETGIGRAFLVALASLPFVNYPNDISASNRYWDEDIVEPPWEITPRGTIAVPRRRGLGVEVKRELVDRLSLERWTATY, encoded by the coding sequence GTGGAGATCAGGAAGCTCGAGCTCTTCTACCTCGAGATGAAGCTTAAAGAAGAGTTTAGGACGAGCTTTGGAAGTGTTTCCACGAGGCCGGTTGTGCTAGTAAGGGTGGAGGAGAAGGGGGGCGAGGAGGGGTGGGGAGAACTTGTAGCAGACCGGGGCCCCTGGTATAGCTACGAGACCTACGAGACGTCGAGCCTGGTGATCCGGAAGTTTATCGCGCCGAGCCTGGTGGGAAGAGATATTGAGGAGGTGGAAGATTTTCACAGACTGGTGGCTTCGATACGTGGATACCCCATGGCGAAGACTGCTGTCGAGGAGGCGCTGCTGGACCTAGAGGCGAGAATGGAGGGGAGGAGCGTCTCGGAGGTTCTCGGAGGCTCCAGGCAGGAAATAGAGGCGGGGGTTAGCATAGGTATAAAGGCTAGCGTTGAGGAGCTTCTAAGAGAGGTAAGGAGGAGGCTGGAAGAGGGTTACCAGCGTATAAAGGTGAAGATTAAGCCGGGCTACGACGTCGAGGTCGTGAAGAGGATAAGGGAGGAGTTCGGGGACATCAGGCTCCAAGTAGATGCTAACGGAGCGTACTCTTTGAGAGACATCGGAGTGTTCAGGGAGCTCGATAGGTTTAACCTGCTCATGCTAGAGCAACCCCTCGCCTACGACGATCTCTACGAGCACAGCGTTTTGAGCAGGAAGATCTCTACCCCTGTGTGCCTGGATGAGAGTATTAGGAGCTTGCACGACCTGGTGGTTGCAAGCATCCTGGGGTCAGCGGAGGTCGTGAACGTTAAGCCTGCAAGGGTTGGGGGAGTGCTCAAGGCTAAAAGCATCTTAGAAGTCGCGGCGAAGCTCGGGTGGGGGGCGTGGGTTGGCGGAATGCTGGAAACAGGCATAGGCAGGGCGTTCCTAGTCGCCCTCGCGTCCCTTCCGTTCGTTAACTACCCTAACGATATCTCCGCGAGCAACCGCTACTGGGATGAGGACATAGTCGAGCCTCCCTGGGAGATAACCCCTCGCGGCACGATAGCTGTTCCCAGGAGGCGCGGGCTCGGAGTAGAGGTAAAGAGAGAGCTCGTAGACAGGCTTTCGCTGGAGAGGTGGACTGCCACGTACTGA